The following coding sequences lie in one Alloacidobacterium dinghuense genomic window:
- a CDS encoding helix-turn-helix transcriptional regulator has product MSESRILEKLNPMEKRVLALAVDGLRNGDIANQVGISEQMVKNYMRNIYDVTGMSHGRELLAFVYNKPDLLEALRGVDLPALNSA; this is encoded by the coding sequence ATGAGTGAGAGCCGGATTCTCGAGAAATTAAACCCGATGGAGAAGCGCGTCTTAGCATTAGCGGTCGATGGACTGCGCAATGGAGACATAGCAAACCAGGTCGGAATTTCAGAGCAGATGGTCAAAAACTACATGCGGAACATCTACGATGTGACTGGCATGAGCCACGGTCGCGAGCTTTTGGCCTTCGTCTATAACAAGCCGGACTTGCTCGAGGCGCTTCGCGGTGTCGATTTGCCCGCCTTAAACTCCGCATAA
- a CDS encoding dihydrofolate reductase family protein, with product MRLVTYGGAISLDGFLAAADGSIDWLHFSKDVQEVVTNYWKNVDTILMGRKTYEVSLAQNQKESDQTKEPAIRTYVFSRTIAAIETPGAELVSSDAIEFIRDLKQRQGNEICLMGGGELAQSLFAAGLIDQVGLNIHPVLLGSGIPVFRDSGHRLRLKLMECRTIDGGCILANYTVLHDGSL from the coding sequence ATGCGCCTCGTCACTTATGGCGGAGCCATCAGCCTGGACGGCTTCCTCGCCGCCGCTGACGGCTCGATCGACTGGCTCCATTTCAGCAAGGATGTTCAGGAAGTCGTGACGAATTACTGGAAGAACGTCGACACCATTCTTATGGGCCGCAAGACGTACGAAGTTTCTCTTGCGCAGAACCAGAAAGAATCCGATCAAACGAAAGAACCCGCCATACGAACGTACGTCTTCTCGCGCACCATCGCCGCCATCGAGACTCCAGGTGCCGAGCTTGTCTCGTCCGACGCCATCGAATTTATCCGCGATCTGAAACAGCGTCAAGGCAATGAAATCTGCCTGATGGGCGGAGGCGAGCTGGCGCAATCACTTTTCGCCGCTGGCCTGATCGACCAGGTTGGGCTGAACATTCATCCGGTCCTTCTAGGTTCCGGTATTCCCGTCTTCCGTGACTCTGGCCATCGATTGCGCCTGAAGTTGATGGAATGCCGCACGATCGACGGTGGCTGCATCCTGGCAAATTACACCGTCCTTCACGATGGATCGCTGTAG
- a CDS encoding APC family permease, whose product MKTAQITTAEHRLQRQLRLRDLVLTQILCVVGSSWVGVAAGLGRAQTLTWIAAMLVFYFPMAGSVIALNRELPLEGGLYVWSHKAFGDLIGFLTAWNIWFYGIAVTATILYAIPTELSYLIGPSAAWLPENHLASTAVVTVTIAAITIAALRGLALSKWIHNIGGIAILVVFAALILLPLWAIARHAPIQWVPLAVQLPPATLRSLALFGQMIFGALCGLEYIAILAGESRQPAKSIAQSVWISSPVICAMFILGTASVVAFARPGRIDFIAPIPQTMRIALGSTGIGNLFAIAAIFLLQLRLIGASSYIFTGVTRLPLAAGWDHLVPAWFTRLHPRWRTPSNSILFTAALVFLLVVLANIGVHAQEAFQVLSNASLTHYELAYLAMFAVPLAGAASLRKALPRWLKWTSMIGFCATLFSLLISAYPFVDVVNARLYAAKILGTTICSNLIAICFYKLRRKS is encoded by the coding sequence ATGAAGACGGCCCAAATCACCACCGCGGAACACCGCCTTCAACGACAACTTCGGCTGCGCGACCTTGTTCTTACGCAGATTCTCTGCGTGGTCGGCAGCTCATGGGTTGGAGTCGCCGCCGGGCTGGGACGAGCACAAACCCTCACATGGATCGCGGCCATGCTGGTCTTCTATTTCCCCATGGCGGGCTCTGTCATCGCGCTCAATCGCGAGCTTCCGCTTGAGGGCGGCCTCTACGTCTGGTCGCACAAAGCATTCGGCGACCTCATTGGATTCCTCACAGCATGGAACATCTGGTTCTACGGCATCGCCGTTACCGCTACGATCCTTTATGCCATTCCTACTGAGCTCTCTTATCTCATAGGTCCATCCGCCGCATGGCTTCCGGAAAATCATCTCGCATCCACTGCTGTCGTTACCGTCACCATCGCAGCCATCACCATCGCTGCGCTGCGAGGTCTGGCCCTGAGCAAGTGGATTCACAACATCGGCGGCATCGCCATACTCGTCGTCTTTGCTGCGCTGATCCTGCTGCCACTCTGGGCCATCGCGCGTCATGCTCCCATTCAGTGGGTGCCTCTCGCCGTCCAGTTGCCTCCCGCCACGCTGCGCTCGCTTGCACTCTTCGGCCAGATGATTTTCGGCGCGCTCTGCGGCCTGGAATACATCGCCATCCTCGCCGGTGAGAGCAGGCAACCCGCAAAAAGCATCGCCCAGTCCGTGTGGATCTCTTCGCCGGTTATTTGCGCCATGTTTATTCTCGGCACCGCTTCAGTGGTAGCCTTCGCGCGTCCGGGCCGTATCGACTTCATTGCTCCGATTCCGCAGACGATGCGCATCGCCCTCGGCAGCACGGGCATCGGAAATCTCTTCGCCATCGCAGCAATCTTTCTGCTTCAGCTGAGACTCATCGGAGCCTCCAGCTACATCTTCACCGGCGTCACGCGCCTTCCCCTCGCTGCAGGCTGGGATCATCTTGTTCCAGCATGGTTCACGCGCCTGCATCCGCGGTGGCGAACGCCCTCAAACTCCATCCTCTTCACCGCAGCCCTCGTCTTTCTGCTGGTTGTGCTGGCAAATATAGGAGTGCACGCACAGGAAGCCTTTCAGGTCCTGTCTAATGCCAGCCTTACGCATTACGAACTCGCGTATCTGGCGATGTTTGCCGTTCCGCTCGCCGGAGCAGCCAGCTTGCGCAAGGCCTTGCCGCGCTGGCTCAAGTGGACTTCGATGATCGGCTTCTGTGCGACGCTCTTCAGCCTGCTCATCTCGGCTTACCCATTCGTCGACGTCGTCAACGCGCGCCTCTACGCCGCCAAAATCCTCGGAACGACCATTTGCAGCAATCTCATTGCGATTTGCTTTTACAAACTTCGGCGAAAATCCTGA
- a CDS encoding amidase: protein MKKRLNFCCLVVFLSISGLHYLSAQAATPSTDDSAAQAAAPQATIDSDLLEVTVPQLEELYRSHKYTVTEVVQWYLVRIAKYNGIYRAVQNVDLSGAMATATEEDAQAKVAGDTLKRGPMWGVPIVIKANTSVKGLITTDGWKGYMIPGHELIAPSDATIVAKFRAAGAVILGQTNMPDFAASDTNRSTAYGRTGNAYDVRFSPGGSSGGTVTAVTANFALLGNGTDTGNSIRMPAATSAVVGVFPTRGLVSLTGIAPLDWLLDNTGPIARDVTDAAIALGVMAGEDLIDPQTSGSASKAQPAPYTQYLNADALKGKRFGVPAFILQGAGIPFQGIPTAESLSDAAKDREGARIPLRPETREAFMKAIEGLRSAGATVVFDDSILPDSFAETASHVCTLPYVEEGTEKFLLNYGPNQGPDQYHSSEEYQKAVGSPLPSTIIGGMNSDGRPPIIQVMLESDPKRDANYFTPRQKTLDAYLETLDRLHLDGYVYPATQMPPPDETMPQDGHLSEGPHSDTSWVNMIGVPAVVVPGGFYPSGLPFGLEISARPWRDGDLLGWAYAYEQTTHHRTPPVLVEKGLLPNMP from the coding sequence ATGAAGAAACGACTCAATTTCTGCTGTCTGGTTGTATTTCTCTCTATCTCCGGCCTTCATTACTTAAGTGCGCAAGCCGCAACTCCATCCACGGATGACAGCGCCGCACAAGCAGCCGCCCCACAAGCAACCATAGATAGTGACCTGCTTGAGGTCACTGTCCCCCAGCTCGAAGAGTTGTACCGCAGCCACAAGTACACCGTCACCGAAGTCGTGCAGTGGTATCTCGTCCGTATCGCAAAATACAACGGAATCTATCGGGCAGTGCAGAACGTTGATCTTTCCGGAGCAATGGCAACCGCCACCGAGGAGGACGCCCAGGCAAAAGTGGCTGGCGACACCTTGAAGCGAGGCCCAATGTGGGGAGTACCGATCGTCATCAAGGCGAACACTTCCGTCAAAGGGCTGATCACCACCGACGGGTGGAAAGGTTACATGATTCCCGGACATGAGTTGATCGCGCCAAGTGATGCAACCATCGTTGCCAAGTTTCGCGCCGCAGGGGCGGTAATCCTAGGGCAAACCAACATGCCCGACTTCGCCGCGAGCGATACCAATCGCAGCACAGCCTACGGGCGCACAGGCAACGCATACGACGTACGCTTCAGCCCCGGAGGCTCCTCTGGCGGCACCGTCACAGCAGTTACCGCGAACTTCGCGCTGCTCGGCAACGGAACCGACACCGGCAATTCAATTCGAATGCCGGCCGCTACCAGCGCTGTGGTTGGCGTCTTTCCCACGCGTGGCCTGGTGAGCCTTACTGGTATCGCACCGCTCGACTGGCTGCTCGACAACACCGGCCCAATTGCACGCGATGTAACCGACGCCGCCATCGCACTGGGTGTCATGGCCGGAGAGGACCTTATCGACCCACAGACATCCGGCTCTGCATCGAAAGCTCAGCCTGCACCATACACCCAATACCTGAATGCGGACGCACTCAAGGGCAAGCGCTTCGGCGTACCTGCGTTCATCCTTCAAGGAGCAGGCATTCCTTTTCAGGGCATCCCTACAGCCGAGTCTCTGAGTGATGCCGCCAAAGATCGAGAAGGCGCGCGCATCCCGTTGCGCCCGGAGACGCGCGAGGCATTCATGAAGGCCATCGAAGGACTGCGCAGCGCGGGCGCCACGGTGGTCTTCGACGATTCCATCCTTCCCGACAGTTTTGCCGAGACGGCATCGCACGTCTGTACGCTGCCCTATGTTGAAGAAGGCACAGAGAAGTTCCTCCTCAACTATGGCCCAAATCAGGGCCCTGACCAGTACCACTCCTCAGAGGAGTATCAGAAAGCCGTCGGCTCTCCCCTGCCCAGCACAATCATCGGCGGCATGAATAGCGACGGTCGGCCTCCGATCATTCAAGTAATGCTCGAAAGCGATCCGAAACGTGACGCCAACTACTTCACTCCCCGCCAGAAAACTCTCGACGCCTATCTTGAAACACTCGACCGGCTCCATCTCGATGGTTATGTGTATCCAGCAACGCAGATGCCGCCGCCCGATGAGACCATGCCGCAGGACGGACATCTCAGCGAAGGCCCGCACAGCGACACGAGCTGGGTCAACATGATCGGCGTTCCCGCCGTCGTCGTTCCCGGCGGGTTCTACCCCAGCGGTCTTCCCTTCGGCTTGGAAATTTCAGCCCGACCTTGGAGAGATGGCGATCTGCTCGGCTGGGCGTATGCGTATGAACAGACAACGCATCACCGCACACCTCCGGTGCTTGTAGAAAAAGGACTGCTTCCCAACATGCCATAA